The window CCGCCTGCGCCCGGGCGTCACCCGCGAGCAGGCGGGCGCGGACGCGACGGCGGCGTTCCGGCGCAGCTACGACGGCAAGAACAAGGAAGAGGCGGCCGGCTCCGTCTCGGCGGGCCCGCTGACGTTCGGCGACGACGCGAAGGAGGGGATGGAGGTCGTGGTCTCGCGCTGGCTGCTGGGCATGTCGCTCGTGGTCCTCCTGGTGGCCTGCTCGAACGTGGGCAACCTGCTGCTCGCCCGCGCCATGCGCCGCGAGCGCGAGGCTGCGGTGCGTGTGGCGCTGGGCATCGGCCGCGCGCGGCTGGTGCGGCTGCTGCTGCTGGAGAGCACGCTGCTGGCGCTGGCGGGCTGCGCGGCGGGCCTGGTGGTGGCGCACGCGGGCGGGCAGCTCGTGCGCCGCACGCTGCTGGGCGACGTGGAGTGGACCACGCCGCCGGTGAACGGGCGGGTGGCGGCGTTGAGCGTGGCGCTGGCGCTGCTGGTGGGGCTGGGCGTGGGCCTCGTTCCGGCGCTGCGCGCGTCCGGCGCGAACGTGGTCGGCTCGCTCAAGGCCGGCTCGCCGGAGGGCGGCGCCCGGCGGTCGCGGCTGCGCACCACGCTGGCGGCGGCGCAGGTGGCGCTCTCGGTGGTGCTGCTCATCGGCGCCGGGCTGTTCGTGCGCAGCCTGGGCCGGGTGAACGCGACGCCCATGGGCTTCGAGCCGGCGCGCGTGCTGGCGGCGTCGATGGAGTGGGTGCGCCAGCCTCCGCCCTCGGCCCACCAGGCGTCGGACCCGGCGCAGGGAGCGGCGGCGGACTCCGCGCGAAAGCTGGAGCGCCGGCGCCGCGACCGCGCGTACGACGACGCGCTCGACGCGGTGCGGAGGCTGCCGGGCGTGGCGGGCGCCAGCGTATCCATAGGCACGCCGTTCTACTCGTCGTTCGGGGTGGACCTCAAGGTGCCGGGGATGGACTCCATCCCCTCGCTGGAGGGCGGCGGGCCGTACGTCGCGGCGGTCTCGCCGGACTTCTTCCGCACCATCGGCACGCGCGTCGTGCGCGGCCGCGGCTTCACGGCGGCGGACGGCGCGAACGGCGAGCGCGTGGCGGTGGTGAGCGCCACCATGGCGCGGCTGCTGTGGCCGGGACGCGACCCGCTGGGTAACTGCCTGCTGGTGGACGGTGCGCCGTGCTCGCGCGTGGTGGGCGTGGTGGAGGACGCGCACCGCTACGAGCTGAAGGAGAAGCCCGCCATGCAGTACTACCTGCCGCTGGGCCAGGAGAAGGGCATCGGCGGGCGGATGCTGCTGGTGCGCCTGGCCGACGCGTCGCCCGCGGGCGTGCTGGCGGCCACCGAGCGCGTGCGCCGCGAGTTGGAGCGGCGCAACCCGGACCTGGTGTACGTGGAGGTGAAGACGCTGCAGCAGTCGCTGGACCCGCAGGTGCGCCCGTGGAAGCTGGGCGCCACCATGTTCACCGCGTTCGGCGCGCTGGCGCTGCTGGTGGCCGCCATCGGCCTGTTCAGCGTCACCGCGTACGGCGTGATCCAGCGCCGCCGCGAGCTGGGGGTGCGCGTTGCCCTGGGCGCCCAGTCCGGCGACATCCTGCGCCTGGTGCTGGGCGAAGGCGTGCGGACCGCGCTGGCGGGCACGCTGCTGGGCGCGGCCGTGGCGCTCGCGGGTGCGCGGCTGGTCACGCCGCTGCTCTTCGACACGTCGCCGCGCGACCCGGCGGTCTACGCCACGGTGGCCGCGGCGCTGCTCCTCGCCGCCGTGCTCGCCACCCTCGCCCCGTCGTGGCGCGCCTCCCGCACCGACCCCGCCCTCGCCCTCCGCGCCGACTGAAGGAACGGAGGCTCATCGTCCGAGAACACGCGGACGACGTAAGAACCGGGAGATGCGATCGCGTTCGCATCTCCCGGTTCATTACGTTCAGGTGATGAACGGATGTCGCCGCTGCCGAGCCGGCGGGTCTCACGCGGAGGCGCGGAGCCGCGGAGAACGGCGGAGAACACATCACCTTTCTTGCCGTTCTCCGCGCCCTCCGCGGCTCCGCGTGCGCCTGCCGTTCGGGGACGGCGAGAAGGGACGGACGATGCGCATCGCCGCTCAGAACGGGGCGCCGCCGCCCGCCTGGTACCACTTCCGCGCGGTGCCCCACTTCTTCTTGTAGTTGCCTTCGCCGGAGTGGCCGCGGTTGCACGACGAGTGCGCGAAGACGCTGCCGCGCATGTTGTAGAGATAGCTCATCAGCGGCCCCGTAAGCTCGTCGGTGTCGTCCTCCGTCAGCCCTTCCTCCTTGATGTAGGCGTGGAGGCGCTCCTTCCACGGCGGCAGGTGGTCCATGTCCACGTCCTGCCCCTTCCCGATGGCCAGACCGCAGATGTGGCACACGTACACGCCGTTCTTTTTGGGCGTGTCGACCTTCATGTAGTTCTTGGCGTCGGCCTTGAAGCCGAGCGACTTGCGCACGTCCGACGAGAGGATGTCGTCCGGGTCCAGCGGGTCGGCGGCGTAGTCTGCCGGGTCCCAGTCCTCGTCGTCCTCGGCATCGTCCATCGCCTCATTGAGCGCGCCGATCTTGCGCAGGAAGTCTTCGACGTCGATCTCATCGTCGAAGCCCTCCTCCTGCTCCAGCTCCGACTCCAGCTCGCCGTCGCTCAGCTCCAGCTCCACGCCGTTGTCCGAAGCCCACTTCTTCACGTCGTCCACCGTGGCCTTGGACGCGCCGCTCATCGCCACGCGCTGCACGCGTCCGCCCGCGCCCGCGAGCAGCCCGCCCACCGCGCGGTTGCCCAGCGTGCGCTGAAGCCGGAGCACGTCACGCGGCGCGAGCGCGGCCCCGTGCGCACCCGCGTGCCGCAGCAGCGTTGCGCGGTGCGCCGCCGCCTGGGCCTGCACGGGCGCGGGCTCGCCTTGCGCGTGCTGCGGAGCGGCGCGCTTCTCCTCCGTCTGCACCTGCCTCGTGCGGTGCGTCATGCGTGGATGTCCTCGGCTGGCTGGCGGAGCGGATGGATCGACGAGAGGAGACCAGAGCCGTCGTCCGAGGCCGTCCGCGGGGAGCGATGCGGGCGCCGGTCCGGACGAGCCGTGGCACATCATCATACGGTAGATGTGGCGCCTGCATCCAGGCCCCCGATCTTC is drawn from Longimicrobiaceae bacterium and contains these coding sequences:
- a CDS encoding ADOP family duplicated permease — protein: MIRPGIRRAFSLGAWRRDLREEEVDEEIRLHLELRAEQLARRGMPPAQARAEAARRFGQPHQARAELLRAATRREARMRLRDWWDGLRQDVRHAVRGLRREPAFVAFVVATLALGIGANAAMFGVIDRLLLRGPEHVRDPGRVVRIYTTVRYDGIGELTSGTSGYVTLAHLRDHAHAFEGFAGYSARDATLGRGQGSRRVRVTNATASLFPLLGVKAQVGRFFGEDEDRASGGEHVAVLGDAVWRGAYGADPRVVGTQVMLDGEPYTVVGVAPPGFTGVNLERMDAWVPLSLSSARVMPDWATTWFAQWMHVVGRLRPGVTREQAGADATAAFRRSYDGKNKEEAAGSVSAGPLTFGDDAKEGMEVVVSRWLLGMSLVVLLVACSNVGNLLLARAMRREREAAVRVALGIGRARLVRLLLLESTLLALAGCAAGLVVAHAGGQLVRRTLLGDVEWTTPPVNGRVAALSVALALLVGLGVGLVPALRASGANVVGSLKAGSPEGGARRSRLRTTLAAAQVALSVVLLIGAGLFVRSLGRVNATPMGFEPARVLAASMEWVRQPPPSAHQASDPAQGAAADSARKLERRRRDRAYDDALDAVRRLPGVAGASVSIGTPFYSSFGVDLKVPGMDSIPSLEGGGPYVAAVSPDFFRTIGTRVVRGRGFTAADGANGERVAVVSATMARLLWPGRDPLGNCLLVDGAPCSRVVGVVEDAHRYELKEKPAMQYYLPLGQEKGIGGRMLLVRLADASPAGVLAATERVRRELERRNPDLVYVEVKTLQQSLDPQVRPWKLGATMFTAFGALALLVAAIGLFSVTAYGVIQRRRELGVRVALGAQSGDILRLVLGEGVRTALAGTLLGAAVALAGARLVTPLLFDTSPRDPAVYATVAAALLLAAVLATLAPSWRASRTDPALALRAD